The Streptomyces avermitilis MA-4680 = NBRC 14893 genome contains a region encoding:
- the pruA gene encoding L-glutamate gamma-semialdehyde dehydrogenase yields MDAVTQVPTPVNEPVHGYAPGSPERARLEAKLKELAENPIELPMTIGGEKRLGGGERFEVVQPHNHKAVIGTGAHATQQDAQDAIDAALAAAPAWRAMSFDDRAAIILRAAELLSGPWRETLAASTMLGQSKTAQQAEIDCPCELVDFWRFNVKYARDLLAEQPPANSPGVWNRLDHRPLEGFVYAITPFNFSAIAGNLPTAPALMGNVVVWKPSPTQTHAAVLLMRLLEEAGLPKGVINLVTGDGIEVSKVALEHRDLAGIHFTGSTKTFQYLWKTVGNNIEKYRSYPRLVGETGGKDFLVAHPSADRAVLKTALTRGAFEYQGQKCSATSRAYLPASIWNSGFKEEFAAEVDYLTMGDVTDLSNFVGAVIDERSFAKNKAAIDRAKSDPTCTIVAGGEYDDSVGYFVRPTVVECSDPENEVFKTEYFGPFLAVHVYEDDAYDEMLTQMESASDYALTGAVVSNDRAAAAYTMDKLRYAAGNFYINDKSTGAVVGQQPFGGGRASGTNDKAGAPQNLMRWTLTRAIKETLVPPTDYTYPHMG; encoded by the coding sequence ATGGATGCTGTGACCCAGGTCCCCACCCCCGTCAATGAGCCGGTGCACGGCTATGCCCCCGGCTCGCCCGAGCGCGCCCGTCTGGAGGCCAAGCTCAAGGAGCTGGCCGAGAACCCGATCGAGCTGCCGATGACCATCGGCGGCGAGAAGCGGCTCGGCGGCGGTGAGCGCTTCGAGGTGGTGCAGCCGCACAACCACAAGGCCGTCATCGGCACCGGCGCGCACGCCACGCAGCAGGACGCGCAGGACGCGATCGACGCCGCGCTGGCCGCCGCCCCGGCCTGGCGCGCGATGTCCTTCGACGACCGCGCCGCGATCATCCTGCGCGCCGCCGAGCTGCTGTCCGGCCCGTGGCGCGAGACCCTCGCCGCCTCCACCATGCTCGGCCAGTCGAAGACCGCCCAGCAGGCCGAGATCGACTGTCCGTGCGAACTGGTCGACTTCTGGCGCTTCAACGTCAAGTACGCCCGCGACCTGCTCGCCGAGCAGCCCCCGGCCAACTCGCCGGGCGTCTGGAACCGCCTCGACCACCGCCCGCTCGAGGGCTTCGTCTACGCGATCACCCCGTTCAACTTCTCGGCGATCGCGGGCAACCTGCCGACGGCTCCGGCGCTCATGGGCAACGTGGTCGTGTGGAAGCCGTCCCCGACGCAGACCCACGCCGCCGTGCTGCTGATGCGGCTCCTGGAGGAGGCGGGCCTGCCCAAGGGCGTCATCAACCTCGTCACCGGTGACGGCATCGAGGTCTCCAAGGTCGCCCTGGAGCACCGCGATCTCGCGGGCATCCACTTCACGGGTTCGACCAAGACCTTCCAGTACCTGTGGAAGACGGTCGGCAACAACATCGAGAAGTACCGCTCGTACCCGCGCCTGGTCGGCGAGACCGGCGGCAAGGACTTCCTGGTCGCGCACCCGAGCGCCGACCGCGCGGTCCTGAAGACCGCCCTGACCCGCGGTGCCTTCGAGTACCAGGGCCAGAAGTGCTCCGCGACCTCCCGCGCCTACCTTCCGGCCTCCATCTGGAACTCCGGCTTCAAGGAGGAGTTCGCGGCCGAGGTCGACTACCTGACCATGGGTGACGTCACCGACCTGTCGAACTTCGTCGGCGCGGTCATCGACGAGCGCTCGTTCGCCAAGAACAAGGCGGCCATCGACCGCGCCAAGTCGGACCCGACCTGCACGATCGTGGCGGGCGGCGAGTACGACGACTCGGTCGGCTACTTCGTGCGCCCGACGGTCGTCGAGTGCTCGGACCCGGAGAACGAGGTCTTCAAGACCGAGTACTTCGGCCCGTTCCTCGCCGTGCACGTCTACGAGGACGACGCGTACGACGAGATGCTGACCCAGATGGAGTCGGCCTCGGACTACGCGCTGACGGGTGCGGTCGTCTCCAACGACCGTGCGGCGGCCGCGTACACGATGGACAAGCTCCGCTACGCCGCGGGCAACTTCTACATCAACGACAAGTCGACCGGCGCCGTCGTCGGCCAGCAGCCCTTCGGCGGCGGCCGTGCCTCGGGCACGAACGACAAGGCGGGCGCCCCGCAGAACCTGATGCGCTGGACGCTGACCCGCGCCATCAAGGAGACGCTGGTCCCGCCGACCGACTACACGTACCCGCACATGGGCTGA
- a CDS encoding proline dehydrogenase family protein: MLGPVILAASRSDRMRRFVSAAPGTKQVVARFIAGESVDQVVPVVQDSAAKGLEVTLDVVGEDITTREQAYAARDAYLELIGRLKELDLGTQAEMSVKLSMFGQALDGGHELALANVRPVVEAAAAIGTTVTLDAEDHTTLDSMFAIHEELRKDFPGTGCVIQAYLFRTEADARRLAANGSRVRIVKGAYKEPAEVAYQQKSEIDKAYVRVLRILMEGEGYPMIGSHDPRLISIAQELARRAGRKLDEYEFQMLYGIRGEEHLRLAAEGHRMRVYTAYGTDWYGYFMRRLAEKPANLRFFARSMLTRG; encoded by the coding sequence GTGCTGGGTCCCGTGATTCTCGCCGCGTCGCGCAGCGACCGCATGCGCCGCTTCGTGTCGGCGGCCCCCGGCACCAAGCAGGTGGTCGCCCGCTTCATCGCCGGCGAGAGCGTCGACCAAGTGGTGCCGGTCGTCCAGGACTCCGCCGCCAAGGGGCTCGAGGTCACCCTCGACGTCGTCGGCGAGGACATCACCACCCGCGAGCAGGCGTACGCCGCCCGGGACGCGTACCTCGAACTGATCGGCCGCCTCAAGGAGCTGGACCTCGGCACCCAGGCCGAGATGTCCGTCAAGCTGTCGATGTTCGGGCAGGCGCTGGACGGCGGTCACGAGCTGGCCCTCGCCAATGTCCGCCCGGTCGTCGAGGCCGCCGCCGCCATCGGCACGACCGTCACGCTGGACGCGGAGGACCACACCACCCTCGACTCGATGTTCGCCATCCACGAGGAGCTCCGCAAGGACTTCCCGGGGACCGGCTGCGTCATCCAGGCGTACCTCTTCCGTACCGAGGCCGACGCCCGCCGCCTCGCCGCGAACGGCAGCCGGGTGCGTATCGTGAAGGGGGCGTACAAGGAGCCCGCCGAGGTCGCGTACCAGCAGAAGTCCGAGATCGACAAGGCGTACGTCCGTGTCCTGAGGATCCTCATGGAGGGTGAGGGGTACCCGATGATCGGGTCCCACGACCCGCGCCTCATCTCCATCGCCCAGGAGCTGGCCCGCCGCGCCGGACGCAAGCTCGACGAGTACGAGTTCCAGATGCTGTACGGCATCCGCGGCGAGGAGCACCTGCGCCTGGCAGCCGAGGGCCACCGGATGCGGGTGTACACGGCGTACGGCACCGACTGGTACGGCTACTTCATGCGCCGCCTCGCGGAGAAGCCGGCCAACCTGCGCTTTTTCGCCCGCAGCATGCTGACCCGAGGTTGA
- a CDS encoding PucR family transcriptional regulator — MRENARVKADYKGDYQELVDEISALLGAPATLENRDFELIAFAAYDSDGDGGFDEATLDPVRTRSILTRRSTPAVRKWFEGFGIAQAAGPVRIPPTPEAGVHRGRVCLPVRHRGVVLGYVWLLDTDPGPSTEQLAAAMEVAARIGALLGDEAQAGADLTRELRAVLTAERGWQRDMAVAELRTALGPRGDSLHTVVCVAPWPSADPDDAPSVRTVPGATALCTVPWGTTAQSLALLVRLRSADVLTPALTAAARLLERARGGTAAAAGVAVARSGLVELGTAWQEASAAARAVLAEPRLGPVAEWASIGPFRLLTALPPKAAHDPAVRTLLSPAHRELARTAEVYLDCAGQAGRTAAELGIHRQTLYYRLSRVEQLTGLDLDDGEDRLLLHMALKGARL, encoded by the coding sequence ATGCGGGAGAATGCCCGAGTGAAGGCCGATTACAAGGGTGACTACCAGGAGCTGGTCGACGAGATCTCGGCGCTCCTGGGCGCCCCCGCGACGCTGGAGAACCGGGACTTCGAACTGATCGCCTTCGCCGCCTACGACAGTGACGGCGACGGCGGCTTCGACGAGGCGACCCTGGACCCGGTCCGCACCCGTTCGATCCTCACGCGCCGCTCGACCCCGGCGGTGCGGAAGTGGTTCGAGGGCTTCGGTATCGCGCAGGCGGCCGGCCCGGTCCGGATCCCGCCGACCCCGGAGGCGGGGGTCCACCGGGGCCGCGTCTGTCTGCCGGTACGCCATCGGGGGGTGGTGCTGGGCTATGTGTGGCTGCTGGACACCGATCCGGGGCCGTCCACGGAGCAGCTGGCCGCCGCCATGGAGGTCGCCGCCCGTATCGGCGCGCTCCTCGGCGACGAGGCGCAGGCGGGCGCGGACCTGACCCGTGAACTGCGGGCGGTGCTCACCGCGGAGCGCGGCTGGCAGCGGGACATGGCGGTCGCGGAGCTGCGTACGGCCCTCGGTCCGCGCGGCGACAGCCTGCACACGGTGGTCTGCGTGGCCCCCTGGCCCTCCGCCGACCCGGACGACGCGCCTTCGGTGCGTACGGTGCCGGGGGCGACCGCGCTGTGCACGGTGCCGTGGGGGACGACCGCGCAGAGTCTGGCGCTGCTGGTGCGGCTGCGCTCGGCGGACGTCCTGACGCCGGCGCTGACCGCGGCCGCCCGGCTGCTGGAGCGCGCCCGGGGCGGCACAGCGGCGGCGGCCGGGGTCGCGGTCGCCCGCAGCGGGCTCGTCGAACTGGGCACCGCCTGGCAGGAGGCGTCGGCCGCCGCGCGTGCGGTGCTGGCGGAGCCGCGGCTCGGGCCGGTCGCCGAGTGGGCGTCCATCGGCCCGTTCCGGCTGCTGACCGCGCTCCCTCCCAAGGCGGCGCACGACCCCGCCGTACGCACCCTGCTCTCCCCCGCCCACCGCGAACTGGCCCGCACGGCCGAGGTGTACCTGGACTGTGCGGGCCAGGCGGGCCGCACGGCGGCGGAGTTGGGCATCCACCGGCAGACGCTCTACTACCGCCTGTCACGCGTCGAACAGCTCACGGGCCTGGACCTGGACGACGGCGAGGACCGGCTGCTGCTGCACATGGCGTTGAAGGGGGCGCGGCTTTGA
- a CDS encoding TetR/AcrR family transcriptional regulator yields MGHREDLLEGAKRCLVEKGFVRTTARDIVKESGTNLASIGYHYGSKDALLAEAYVDLISNVGDTFGAFDEGAATGEPGSLERFEEAWRGVIRSFTEARPIWLLTFEVVTNADRLPTVREHLVKAQDEGRRGLIPMFMGGREEDVDDEALRTLGGFYQTLLNGLCLQWLFDPDSASTAEGLTAGLRRVIEAAAKPTG; encoded by the coding sequence ATGGGACACCGTGAGGATCTGCTCGAGGGCGCCAAGCGCTGCCTGGTGGAGAAGGGGTTCGTGCGCACGACCGCGCGCGACATCGTGAAGGAGTCGGGGACCAACCTGGCCTCGATCGGCTACCACTACGGGTCCAAGGACGCGTTGCTCGCGGAGGCGTACGTCGATCTGATCTCGAACGTCGGCGACACGTTCGGGGCGTTCGACGAAGGCGCCGCGACGGGGGAGCCCGGTTCCCTCGAACGCTTCGAGGAAGCCTGGAGGGGCGTCATCAGGTCCTTCACCGAGGCCCGCCCGATCTGGCTGCTCACCTTCGAGGTGGTCACCAACGCCGACCGGCTTCCCACGGTCCGCGAGCACCTGGTCAAGGCCCAGGACGAGGGGCGCCGGGGCCTCATCCCCATGTTCATGGGCGGTCGCGAGGAGGACGTCGACGACGAGGCGTTGCGGACGCTCGGCGGCTTCTACCAGACGCTGCTCAACGGACTGTGCCTCCAGTGGCTCTTCGATCCCGACAGCGCGTCCACGGCCGAGGGACTCACCGCGGGCCTGCGACGCGTGATCGAGGCGGCCGCCAAGCCGACGGGCTGA
- a CDS encoding MFS transporter translates to MTNPTSTTPAPGAPGTRAGRREWTALCVLMLPLLLVSMDVSVLYFAIPSITADLEPSSTQQLWIFDIYAFVLAGLLMTMGSLGDRIGRRKLLLIGAAAFGTASLVAAYANSAETLIAARAVLGIGGATLMPSTMAIVRTMFTDPGQRAKAVGLWSGVMTAGIALGSVMSGVLVEYFWWGSVFLVNLPAMALLLVLGPILLPESKNPDPGRFDLLSVPLSMAAVLPVIYGLKEIPSEGWHASYVVCVTVGLLFAALFVHRQRTAASPLISPALFRAHGFTPAMVLNLISCFAMLGSAFFTTQYLQSVLGNSPLEAALWSLLPSVLIGFAAPVTTQLVQKGVNRAYVVSAGFVVAAGGYGMLALAGTDSMWLVLAGAGVLASGIVTVMSQMMDLAMGAAPLEQAGAASSLMETSAEFGGALGMAVLGSIGTAVYHHEIPASAPAPAHETLGAALAVAQELPGGAGTALIAVARDAFTSGMQAAALAGAVLLLGAAFLATATLRKVAVRESESATPEQVPAA, encoded by the coding sequence ATGACGAACCCGACGAGCACGACCCCCGCACCCGGCGCACCTGGCACCCGGGCCGGCCGCCGTGAATGGACCGCCCTCTGCGTCCTGATGCTCCCTCTGCTCCTGGTCTCGATGGACGTCTCGGTCCTCTACTTCGCGATCCCCTCGATCACGGCGGACCTGGAGCCGAGCAGCACCCAACAGCTGTGGATCTTCGACATCTACGCGTTCGTGCTCGCCGGCCTGCTGATGACGATGGGCTCGCTGGGCGACCGCATCGGCCGCCGCAAGCTCCTCCTGATCGGCGCCGCGGCCTTCGGCACGGCCTCGCTGGTGGCCGCGTACGCGAACAGCGCCGAGACCCTGATCGCGGCCCGCGCGGTCCTCGGCATCGGCGGCGCGACCCTGATGCCGTCGACGATGGCGATCGTGCGCACGATGTTCACCGACCCCGGGCAGCGGGCGAAGGCCGTCGGCCTGTGGTCGGGTGTCATGACGGCCGGCATCGCGCTCGGCTCGGTGATGAGCGGTGTCCTCGTCGAGTACTTCTGGTGGGGCTCGGTCTTCCTGGTCAACCTGCCGGCGATGGCGCTGCTCCTGGTCCTCGGCCCGATCCTGCTGCCGGAGTCGAAGAACCCGGACCCGGGCCGCTTCGACCTCCTGAGCGTGCCGCTGTCGATGGCGGCCGTACTCCCGGTGATCTACGGGCTCAAGGAGATCCCTTCCGAGGGCTGGCACGCCTCGTACGTGGTGTGCGTGACGGTGGGTCTGCTCTTCGCCGCCCTCTTCGTCCACCGCCAGCGCACGGCCGCGTCGCCCCTGATCTCACCGGCCCTCTTCCGGGCCCACGGCTTCACCCCCGCCATGGTCCTCAACCTCATCTCCTGCTTCGCCATGCTGGGTTCGGCCTTCTTCACCACGCAGTACCTCCAGTCCGTCCTCGGCAACAGCCCGCTCGAGGCGGCCCTGTGGTCACTGCTCCCGTCGGTGCTGATCGGCTTCGCGGCACCCGTGACCACCCAGCTCGTACAGAAGGGCGTGAACCGCGCGTACGTCGTCAGCGCCGGGTTCGTCGTCGCCGCGGGCGGCTACGGGATGCTGGCGCTCGCCGGTACGGACTCGATGTGGCTGGTGCTGGCCGGGGCGGGTGTCCTCGCCTCCGGGATCGTCACCGTGATGTCCCAGATGATGGACCTGGCGATGGGCGCGGCACCGTTGGAGCAGGCGGGCGCGGCCTCTTCGCTGATGGAGACGAGCGCGGAGTTCGGCGGCGCGCTGGGCATGGCGGTCCTGGGTTCCATCGGCACGGCGGTCTACCACCACGAGATCCCGGCCTCGGCCCCGGCTCCCGCCCACGAGACGCTGGGCGCGGCGCTGGCGGTGGCACAGGAGCTGCCGGGCGGCGCGGGCACCGCACTGATCGCGGTCGCGCGGGACGCGTTCACCAGCGGTATGCAGGCGGCGGCGCTCGCCGGGGCGGTACTCCTGCTGGGCGCGGCGTTCCTGGCGACGGCGACGCTGCGGAAGGTGGCCGTGCGCGAGAGCGAGTCCGCGACGCCGGAACAGGTGCCCGCCGCCTGA